A genomic window from Cucumis melo cultivar AY chromosome 8, USDA_Cmelo_AY_1.0, whole genome shotgun sequence includes:
- the LOC103484998 gene encoding protein CELLULOSE SYNTHASE INTERACTIVE 1 — MDGKIQDSEPPTPHSIMKMGSRDRNSMEDPDGTLASVAQCIEQLRQSSSSVQEREFSLRQLLELIDTRESAFSAVGSHSQAVPVLVSLLRSGSLGVKIQAATVLGSLCKENELRVKVLLGGCIPPLLGLLKSSSSEGQVAAAKTIYAVSQGGARDHVGSKIFSTEGVVPVLWEQLHNGLKSGNVVGLLTGALRNLSSSTEGFWSATINAGGVDILVNLLATGEPNTQANVCFLLAHVMMEDASFCSKVLAAEATKKLLKLIGPGNEASVRAEAAGALKSLSAQCKEARREVASSNGIPALINATIAPSKEFMQGEYAQALQENAMCALANISGGLSYVISSLGQSLEACTSAAQTADTLGALASALMIYDSKEEATRASDPIIVEQTLVKQFGSRVTFLVQERTIEALASLYGNAILAVKLANSDAKRLLVGLITMATNEVQEELVRALLTLCNNEGSLWRALQGREGVQLLISLLGLSSEQQQECAVALLCLLSNENDESKWAITAAGGIPPLVQILETGSAKAKEDSATILRNLCNHSEDIRACVESADAVPALLWLLKNGSSNGKEIAAKTLNHLIHKSDTATISQLTALLTSDLPESKVYVLDALRSMLSVVPLNDIVREGTAANDAIETMIKILNSTREETQAKSASALAGIFEIRKDLRESSIAIQTLLSVIKLLKVESDNILAEASRCLAAIFLSIKENRDVAAAARDVLSPLVVLAKSAALEVAELSTCALANLLLDSEVQEKAVTEEIILPATRVLREGTMSGKTHAAAGIARLLRSRKIDHSITDCVNSAGTVLALVSFLGSADTRTVSTSEALDALAILSRSEGVSGTMKPAWAVLAEFPQSISPIVASITDATPILQDKAIEVLARLCRDQPGVIGEEVVTASGCIASVSRRVINSTNIKVKIGGTALLVCAANVNHHRLLEDLHASSSCSLLIQSLVAMLSSSQTSVLDNQSDIDKEFISIYRLAKEESYGTECNKATAVVYGVNLAIWLLCLLACHDGRSKTVIMEAGAVEVLTEGISNYSSQYAQIDFKEDSSIWISSLLLAILFQDRDIIRAHATMKSIPVIANLLKAEEPANRYFAAQAIASLVCNGSRGTLLSVANSGAAGGLISLLGCADADIFDLLELSEEFMLVRYPEQVALERLFRVDDIRTGATSRKAIPALVDLLKPIPDRPGAPFLALGILTQLAKDCPSNKIVMVESGALEALTKYLSLGPQDATEEAATDLLGILFSSSEIRRHESAFGAVSQLVAVLRLGGRGARYSAAKALESLFSADHIRNAESSRQAVQPLVEILSTGSEREQHAAIAALVRLLSENPSRALAVADVEMNAVDVLCKILSTNCTMDLKGDAAELCCVLFGNTRIRSTMAAARCVEPLVSLLVTEFSPAQQSVVRALDKLVDDEQLAELVAAHGAVIPLVGLLYGRNFMLHEAVSRALVKLGKDRPACKMEMVKAGVIESILDILLEAPDFLCSAFAELLRILTNNANIAKGPSAVKVVEPLFLLLTRPEFGPDGQHSALQVLVNILEHPQCRADYTLTSHQAIEPLIPLLDSPAPAVQQLAAELLSHLLVEEHLQKDSVTQQVIGPLIRVLGSGIQILQQRAVKALVSIALTWPNEIAKEGGVSELSKVILQADPSLPHSLWESAATVLASILQFSSEFYLEVPVAVLVRLLRSGLESTVVGALNALLVLESDDATSAEAMAESGAIEALLELLRSHQCEETAARLLEVLLNNVKIRETKVTKSAIVPLSQYLLDPQTQAQQPRLLATLALGDLFQNEALARSTDAVSACRALVNVLEDQPTEEMKVVAICALQNLVMYSRSNKRAVAEAGGVQVVLDLIGSSDPDTSVQAAMFIKLLFSNHTIQEYASSETVRAITAAIEKDLWATGTVNEEYLKALNSLFSNFPRLRATEPATLSIPHLVTSLKTGTEATQEAALDALFLLRQAWSACPAEVSRSQSVAAADAIPLLQYLIQSGPPRFQEKAEFLLQCLPGTLLVIIKRGNNMKQSVGNPSVFCKLTLGNTPPRQTKVVSTGPNPEWDENFAWSFESPPKGQKLHISCKNKSKMGKSSFGKVTIQIDKVVMLGAVAGEYTLLPESKSGPRNLEIEFQWSNK, encoded by the exons ATGGatggaaaaatccaagattcaGAGCCTCCTACTCCACATTCTATTATGAAGATGGGCTCCAG AGATCGCAATAGCATGGAAGATCCAGATGGGACACTGGCAAGTGTTGCTCAATGCATTGAGCAGCTGCGGCAGAGTTCCTCCTCTGTGCAGGAGAGAGAATTTTCTTTGAGGCAATTGCTGGAACTTATTGACACACGTGAGAGTGCATTCAGTGCTGTAGGATCTCACTCTCAAGCAGTTCCAGTACTAGTTTCTCTTCTCCGTTCAGGATCCCTTGGGGTGAAAATACAAGCTGCTACTGTTTTAGGTTCCTTGTGCAAGGAAAATGAATTAAGGGTAAAGGTTCTACTTGGAGGATGCATCCCCCCATTGCTTGGTCTCCTCAAATCAAGCTCATCAGAGGGTCAAGTTGCTGCTGCAAAGACCATTTATGCTGTTTCCCAAGGTGGTGCTAGGGATCACGTTGGATCCAAAATATTTTCTACTGAGGGAGTTGTTCCGGTACTTTGGGAGCAGCTACACAATGGGCTCAAATCTGGAAATGTTGTTGGCTTACTGACAGGAGCTTTAAGAAACCTCTCAAGCAGCACTGAGGGATTTTGGTCTGCAACTATAAATGCAGGCGGTGTAGACATACTTGTGAATTTATTGGCAACAGGAGAGCCAAATACACAAGCAAATGTGTGCTTTCTCCTGGCACATGTGATGATGGAAGATGCGTCTTTTTGTTCCAAGGTTTTGGCTGCAGAGGCTACGAAAAAGCTCCTCAAATTAATAGGACCTGGGAATGAAGCCTCTGTTAGAGCAGAAGCAGCTGGTGCTCTTAAATCTCTTTCTGCTCAGTGCAAAGAAGCACGGCGTGAGGTAGCAAGTTCAAATGGTATTCCTGCCTTGATAAATGCAACAATAGCTCCCTCGAAAGAGTTCATGCAAGGTGAGTATGCTCAGGCTTTGCAGGAGAATGCTATGTGTGCTTTAGCAAACATTTCAGGGGGTTTGTCTTATGTTATCTCAAGCCTTGGACAAAGCCTTGAGGCATGCACATCAGCTGCTCAAACTGCCGACACATTAGGGGCTTTAGCATCAGCTCTTATGATATATGATAGCAAAGAAGAAGCCACCAGAGCATCAGATCCTATAATTGTTGAACAGACTTTAGTAAAGCAGTTTGGATCTCGTGTAACCTTTCTTGTGCAGGAACGAACTATAGAAGCATTAGCTAGTTTGTATGGTAATGCCATACTTGCTGTCAAACTTGCAAATTCTGATGCAAAACGTTTACTAGTTGGTTTGATCACAATGGCGACCAATGAAGTTCAGGAAGAGCTTGTAAGGGCCCTTCTTACCCTTTGCAACAATGAAGGTAGTCTATGGCGTGCCCTGCAAGGCCGCGAGGGGGTTCAGCTGTTGATTTCACTTCTTGGACTCTCATCAGAGCAGCAACAGGAATGTGCAGTTGCATTGCTTTGTCTTTTATCGAACGAAAATGATGAGAGTAAATGGGCTATAACGGCTGCTGGTGGCATACCTCCACTAGTTCAAATTCTAGAGACTGGTTCTGCAAAGGCAAAAGAAGATTCTGCAACAATTCTTAGAAACTTATGCAATCACAGTGAAGACATACGTGCATGTGTTGAAAGCGCTGATGCTGTCCCTGCACTGCTGTGGTTGCTTAAGAACGGGAGCTCTaatggaaaagaaattgcagcaaAAACTTTGAATCATTTGATTCATAAATCTGATACAGCAACCATCAGCCAACTTACTGCATTATTAACCAGTGATTTACCAGAATCCAAAGTGTATGTTTTGGATGCTCTTAGAAGTATGCTTTCTGTGGTCCCCCTCAATGATATAGTGCGTGAAGGTACTGCTGCTAATGATGCAATTGAGACCATGATTAAAATATTGAATTCTACTAGAGAAGAGACCCAAGCCAAATCTGCATCAGCTTTAGCTGGAATATTTGAAATCCGGAAAGACTTGCGTGAAAGTAGCATTGCTATTCAGACTCTCTTATCAGTCATAAAACTACTTAAAGTTGAATCTGACAATATTCTGGCAGAGGCATCCCGGTGCCTTGCTGCAATATTTCTGTCAATCAAGGAGAACAGGGATGTGGCTGCTGCTGCTAGAGATGTATTATCTCCCTTAGTTGTGCTTGCAAAGTCTGCAGCTCTGGAAGTTGCAGAACTGTCAACCTGTGCTCTGGCAAATCTACTACTTGATAGTGAAGTCCAAGAGAAGGCTGTTACTGAAGAAATTATTTTGCCTGCCACTAGGGTTTTGCGTGAAGGCACAATGTCAGGAAAGACACATGCAGCAGCAGGAATTGCTCGCTTGCTTCGCTCTCGGAAAATTGACCATAGCATCACCGACTGTGTGAATAGTGCAGGAACTGTTCTCGCATTAGTATCATTTCTAGGATCTGCAGACACCAGGACTGTTTCCACATCCGAAGCACTAGATGCTCTTGCTATTTTATCTAGATCTGAAGGGGTTAGCGGGACCATGAAGCCTGCTTGGGCAGTCTTAGCTGAATTCCCCCAAAGCATTTCCCCAATAGTTGCATCCATTACTGATGCAACTCCTATACTACAGGACAAGGCTATTGAGGTATTAGCACGACTTTGCCGGGATCAACCTGGGGTTATAGGAGAAGAAGTAGTTACAGCATCTGGATGCATAGCTTCTGTTTCTAGGAGGGTGATCAATTCCACGAACATTAAGGTCAAAATTGGTGGAACTGCCCTTCTCGTATGTGCCGCTAATGTTAATCACCACAGGCTGTTGGAAGATCTTCACGCATCAAGTTCATGTAGTCTACTGATTCAATCTCTCGTTGCAATGTTAAGCTCTTCACAGACTTCTGTCCTGGATAATCAAAGTGATATTGATAAGGAATTTATTAGCATATATAGACTTGCCAAAGAAGAAAGCTATGGTACAGAATGCAATAAAGCTACTGCTGTTGTTTATGGTGTCAACCTCGCAATATGGCTACTCTGTCTTCTTGCCTGCCACGACGGAAGAAGTAAGACTGTGATCATGGAGGCTGGAGCAGTTGAAGTTCTCACAGAGGGAATATCCAATTATTCCTCACAGTATGCTCAG ATTGACTTTAAAGAAGACAGCAGCATATGGATATCTTCTCTACTGCTTGCAATTCTATTTCAAGACAGGGATATAATACGAGCACATGCAACAATGAAATCTATACCAGTGATTGCAAATTTACTGAAAGCAGAGGAGCCAGCAAATAGATATTTTGCAGCCCAGGCCATTGCAAGTCTAGTTTGTAATGGTAGCAGGGGTACTCTGCTGTCAGTTGCAAACTCTGGTGCAGCAGGGGGATTAATATCTTTACTTGGGTGTGCAGATGCTGACATATTTGATCTTCTAGAACTGTCAGAGGAATTCATGTTGGTTCGCTACCCTGAGCAAGTTGCTTTGGAGAGATTGTTTCGGGTAGATGACATAAGGACTGGTGCTACTTCTCGGAAAGCAATTCCAGCTCTTGTTGATTTATTAAAACCAATTCCTGATCGCCCAGGAGCACCTTTTCTAGCTCTCGGAATTTTGACCCAGCTAGCGAAAGACTGCCCATCAAATAAGATTGTTATGGTAGAATCAGGGGCTCTGGAAGCATTGACCAAATATCTTTCACTTGGACCACAAGATGCGACTGAAGAAGCTGCTACTGATTTGTTAGGAATTCTTTTCAGCAGTTCTGAGATACGTAGGCATGAATCCGCGTTTGGTGCTGTCAGTCAGCTTGTAGCAGTTCTGCGTTTGGGTGGAAGGGGTGCAAGGTATAGTGCTGCTAAAGCATTGGAGAGTCTTTTTTCTGCTGACCATATTAGGAATGCTGAATCGTCCAGACAAGCTGTGCAACCCTTAGTTGAGATTCTCAGTACTGGCTCAGAGAGGGAGCAACATGCTGCCATTGCTGCTTTAGTCCGTTTATTAAGTGAAAACCCATCAAGAGCCCTTGCAGTTGCAGATGTTGAAATGAATGCAGTTGATGTTCTTTGCAAAATTCTGTCAACAAATTGTACAATGGATTTGAAGGGAGATGCTGCTGAGTTGTGCTGTGTACTTTTTGGAAATACAAGAATCAGATCTACAATGGCTGCAGCGAGATGTGTTGAGCCTTTGGTATCGCTTCTTGTGACTGAATTTAGTCCTGCTCAACAATCAGTTGTCCGTGCATTGGATAAACTAGTTGATGATGAACAACTAGCAGAACTAGTTGCTGCACATGGAGCTGTTATCCCTCTTGTAGGCCTCCTCTATGGTAGAAATTTCATGCTTCATGAAGCAGTGTCTAGAGCACTTGTAAAGTTAGGTAAAGATAGACCTGCTTGTAAGATGGAAATGGTAAAAGCTGGAGTAATTGAAAGCATTTTGGATATCCTCCTTGAAGCACCTGATTTTCTTTGTTCAGCCTTTGCGGAATTGCTACGTATACTGACTAATAATGCTAACATTGCTAAGGGACCATCTGCTGTGAAAGTGGTTGAACCTCTTTTCCTATTGTTGACAAGACCAGAATTTGGACCCGATGGACAGCATAGTGCACTGCAGGTTCTTGTTAATATATTAGAGCATCCTCAGTGTCGTGCTGACTATACATTGACCTCTCACCAAGCAATTGAACCCCTCATTCCTTTACTTGATTCCCCTGCTCCAGCTGTGCAACAATTGGCAGCTGAGCTCCTATCGCACCTACTTGTGGAAGAACATTTACAAAAGGATTCAGTTACGCAGCAAGTGATTGGTCCTCTAATACGAGTACTTGGTTCTGGTATTCAAATCTTGCAGCAGAGAGCTGTCAAGGCTCTTGTTAGCATTGCACTAACGTGGCCAAATGAAATAGCAAAAGAAGGTGGTGTCAGTGAGTTATCCAAAGTCATTCTGCAAGCTGATCCTTCACTTCCTCATTCATTGTGGGAATCTGCTGCCACTGTTTTAGCAAGTATTCTACAGTTCAGTTCTGAATTTTATCTGGAAGTCCCAGTTGCAGTGTTGGTCAGGTTGCTTCGTTCTGGGTTGGAAAGCACAGTGGTTGGTGCACTGAATGCTTTACTTGTACTTGAAAGTGATGATGCAACGAGTGCTGAAGCAATGGCGGAAAGTGGTGCAATTGAGGCACTATTGGAACTTCTGAGAAGCCATCAATGTGAGGAAACTGCAGCTAGACTACTGGAAGTACTTCTTAATAATGTGAAGATCAGAGAAACCAAGGTTACTAAATCTGCAATTGTACCATTATCCCAGTATCTCTTGGATCCTCAAACTCAAGCTCAACAGCCTAGGTTGCTGGCAACTTTGGCACTTGGTGATTTGTTCCAGAATGAAGCTCTTGCTAGAAGCACAGATGCTGTTTCAGCTTGCCGTGCTCTGGTCAATGTGCTTGAAGACCAACCAACAGAAGAAATGAAAGTGGTAGCAATATGTGCCTTGCAAAATCTTGTTATGTACAGTCGATCAAACAAAAGAGCAGTTGCAGAGGCTGGTGGTGTTCAGGTGGTATTGGACCTAATTGGATCCAGTGATCCAGATACATCTGTGCAGGCTGCAATGTTTATTAAACTCCTTTTCTCAAATCATACCATTCAGGAATACGCATCCAGTGAGACAGTTAGGGCCATCACTG CTGCTATTGAAAAGGACTTGTGGGCCACTGGAACTGTTAATGAGGAATACCTGAAAGCCCTAAATTCTCTTTTCAGCAACTTCCCACGATTGAGAGCTACTGAGCCTGCTACACTCAGCATTCCTCATCTAGTAACATCCTTAAAGACTGGTACTGAGGCAACTCAAGAAGCTGCGTTAGATGCCCTATTTCTTTTGAGACAAGCTTGGTCCGCTTGTCCAGCTGAGGTTTCAAGATCTCAGTCTGTTGCTGCTGCCGATGCCATCCCTTTGCTTCAGTATTTAATTCAGTCAGGCCCTCCTCGTTTCCAGGAGAAGGCTGAATTTTTGTTACAGTGTTTGCCAGGAACATTATTAGTTATAATCAAGCGTGGCAACAACATGAAGCAGTCAGTAGGAAACCCCAGCGTGTTTTGTAAGCTCACTCTTGGCAATACTCCACCGAGGCAAACAAAG GTTGTTTCAACCGGTCCAAATCCAGAATGGGATGAGAATTTCGCATGGTCCTTTGAGAGTCCACCGAAAGGTCAAAAGCTTCATATTTCTTGCAAGAACAAAAGCAAAATGGGGAAG AGCTCTTTCGGGAAAGTAACAATTCAAATCGACAAAGTTGTAATGTTGGGAGCGGTTGCCGGCGAGTACACCCTGTTGCCTGAAAGCAAAAGCGGTCCTCGGAATTTGGAAATAGAATTTCAGTGGTCTAACAAGTAA